The Terriglobales bacterium genome contains a region encoding:
- a CDS encoding MarR family transcriptional regulator produces MNDNNPIKTFPAVWKSYILLYKLALTIVEKRLEEYYGEGQGVELRMVWVLMAVQEHTTNQRALAASLGINNNVMVDLLDRMEEKSLVTRTRNPENRREHLLRLTPRGKKVLKWVYDSFDEGAKQAWRPLTLKTLEQINEFAMSIIDGHYQELDETLELTDLGHRKPPPPLPR; encoded by the coding sequence ATGAATGACAACAATCCCATCAAGACATTCCCCGCAGTCTGGAAAAGCTACATCCTTTTGTACAAACTAGCGCTCACCATTGTCGAGAAAAGGCTGGAAGAGTACTACGGGGAGGGCCAAGGGGTCGAATTGAGAATGGTGTGGGTTCTCATGGCGGTCCAGGAACACACCACGAACCAGAGGGCACTAGCCGCGAGCTTGGGCATCAACAACAACGTGATGGTAGACCTACTTGACCGAATGGAAGAGAAGAGCTTAGTCACACGCACGAGGAATCCTGAGAATCGCCGCGAGCATCTCTTGCGGCTCACCCCACGAGGGAAGAAGGTGCTGAAATGGGTGTATGACAGCTTCGATGAGGGAGCCAAGCAGGCATGGAGACCATTGACCCTGAAGACGCTAGAACAGATCAACGAATTCGCCATGAGCATCATCGACGGGCACTATCAGGAATTGGACGAGACGTTGGAATTAACTGATCTCGGTCATCGTAAGCCCCCACCCCCACTACCTAGGTAG
- a CDS encoding alkaline phosphatase family protein, with product MMLSSSGPQSNQPRLNFARYTLLGLASASLLLVIILYPAFAKAKKRDDGIHRIKHIIVIMQENRSFDSYFGTYPGAEGFPMESGVPSVCNPDPKNGGCIKPYHDSQDANGGGPHGEKAALAAIDEGKMDGFVAQAVSATAAPRGRRGCLPGNSPVCDPSSPSDVMGYHDEGEIPNYWAYARKFVLQDHMFEPNASWSLPEHLFQVSGWSAFCTEHDKPESCTNALQAPGIPPDFGGRTNAAFGGEARNGPPGTRPIYAWTDLTYLLHKNHVSWGYYVVKGTEPDCEDDSQVNCPPVKQNARTPGIWNPLPYFDTVKNDGELDRIQPIENFYEQARKGTLPQVVWVVPSGEVSEHPPALVSVGQAFVTGLINAVMKGPNWKDSAIFLAWDDWGGFYDHVVPPKVDENGYGLRVPGLVISPFAKGGFIDKQTLSFDAYLKFIEDDFLNGMRLDPKTDGRPDPRPTVRENAPQLGDLVNDFDFNRRPLPPLILPEHPKTDLVAPQ from the coding sequence ATGATGCTGTCATCGTCTGGCCCTCAATCGAACCAGCCTCGCTTAAATTTCGCGCGCTACACGCTACTGGGCCTAGCTTCTGCAAGTCTGCTGCTGGTGATTATTCTCTATCCAGCTTTCGCCAAGGCGAAGAAGAGAGACGACGGCATTCACAGGATCAAACACATTATCGTCATCATGCAGGAGAACCGATCGTTCGACAGCTATTTCGGAACGTACCCTGGGGCGGAGGGATTCCCGATGGAAAGTGGTGTGCCGTCGGTATGCAATCCTGATCCGAAGAATGGAGGATGCATCAAGCCATACCACGATTCCCAGGACGCCAATGGCGGCGGACCACATGGGGAAAAAGCCGCTCTCGCCGCGATCGACGAAGGCAAGATGGACGGCTTTGTTGCGCAGGCTGTCAGTGCGACGGCAGCGCCGCGGGGCAGAAGGGGTTGTCTGCCTGGAAACAGTCCGGTTTGTGATCCCTCGTCACCTTCCGACGTAATGGGCTACCACGATGAGGGGGAGATCCCTAATTACTGGGCGTACGCGCGAAAATTCGTGCTCCAGGACCATATGTTCGAGCCGAACGCGTCGTGGAGCTTGCCCGAACATTTATTCCAGGTCTCTGGGTGGTCGGCTTTCTGCACCGAGCATGACAAGCCCGAGAGCTGCACGAATGCTCTGCAAGCTCCGGGGATACCCCCGGATTTCGGTGGTCGAACGAATGCTGCCTTCGGAGGTGAAGCCCGGAATGGTCCACCTGGCACGCGGCCCATTTACGCCTGGACCGATCTCACTTATCTACTGCACAAAAATCACGTAAGCTGGGGATATTACGTGGTGAAGGGAACGGAACCGGATTGCGAGGACGACTCACAAGTTAACTGTCCGCCGGTAAAACAAAACGCCAGAACACCCGGTATTTGGAATCCACTTCCGTATTTCGACACGGTTAAGAACGACGGCGAGCTCGACCGAATCCAGCCCATTGAGAACTTTTATGAGCAGGCGCGCAAGGGAACGCTGCCTCAAGTCGTGTGGGTTGTTCCCTCGGGTGAAGTCAGCGAGCATCCGCCTGCGCTGGTGAGTGTCGGGCAGGCTTTCGTAACCGGCCTCATCAACGCAGTGATGAAAGGTCCAAATTGGAAAGACTCTGCGATCTTCCTGGCTTGGGATGATTGGGGCGGTTTTTACGATCATGTTGTGCCCCCCAAGGTGGACGAGAATGGATATGGTCTCCGCGTGCCAGGATTGGTGATTTCCCCTTTTGCCAAAGGCGGGTTTATCGATAAGCAGACGCTGAGCTTTGACGCCTACCTGAAATTCATCGAGGACGATTTCCTGAATGGAATGCGACTCGACCCAAAAACCGATGGCAGGCCGGATCCACGCCCAACCGTGCGGGAAAATGCACCGCAGCTCGGTGACTTGGTCAATGACTTTGATTTCAATCGCAGACCGCTGCCACCTCTAATCTTGCCGGAGCACCCGAAAACGGATCTAGTTGCTCCACAGTGA
- a CDS encoding helix-turn-helix transcriptional regulator yields MSGTELYGRHEPSAREQRVIELVAEGLKNKDIAAAIGTTEYVVKNLLRCIFDRLGFWNRVELALWYEARRFDAASTVGGGVGIPPA; encoded by the coding sequence GTGTCAGGAACAGAACTCTACGGAAGACATGAACCCAGCGCGCGCGAACAGCGCGTCATCGAACTTGTTGCAGAAGGACTCAAGAACAAAGATATCGCTGCCGCAATCGGAACCACTGAGTACGTCGTCAAAAACCTCCTTCGCTGCATCTTCGACAGACTCGGATTTTGGAATCGAGTCGAACTCGCACTGTGGTACGAGGCTCGACGATTCGATGCCGCCAGCACTGTTGGTGGAGGCGTGGGAATAC
- a CDS encoding nuclear transport factor 2 family protein, with the protein MPRLVVPLLMIAGLASCMQAEEIPLETCDRLPVVQSSIAGMKFLLLVDTGATSMLNLKSFPHGDAQRISVTSWTGTAQTNAQQIVIGDLAVGQHHFKNLKLPAIDLSPIGRACGRQIDGIFGIDLLVKLGATVDLKESAARLLVGTESTKARVDELHEQLVGCEQAFNRADEGAFSDCLDPNIVLFTVAGDFYGRDAAMNYYRQRYFQQHPPAQLAITPRAHHPLGEAIWVEYDLRIAVAHQVIVARGTALCQKSEGKWRILHMNHSSPPAEAFASEINPGK; encoded by the coding sequence ATGCCCCGACTCGTTGTTCCGCTGCTTATGATCGCCGGCCTTGCTTCGTGCATGCAGGCCGAGGAGATTCCGCTCGAGACCTGTGACCGCCTCCCGGTCGTGCAAAGCAGCATCGCCGGAATGAAGTTCCTCTTGCTCGTGGATACCGGGGCGACATCTATGCTCAACTTAAAATCGTTTCCGCATGGAGATGCACAAAGGATTTCAGTCACTTCCTGGACCGGAACCGCTCAGACCAATGCCCAGCAAATCGTCATCGGCGATCTGGCTGTGGGTCAGCATCATTTCAAGAATCTGAAACTGCCTGCAATCGATCTATCGCCGATTGGGCGTGCTTGTGGCCGGCAGATTGACGGTATCTTTGGGATCGATTTGTTGGTGAAGCTGGGAGCCACCGTCGACCTAAAGGAGTCGGCTGCGCGACTCCTTGTGGGTACGGAAAGCACCAAGGCACGCGTCGATGAGTTGCATGAGCAACTCGTAGGCTGTGAACAGGCATTCAATCGCGCAGATGAAGGAGCCTTTTCCGACTGCTTAGATCCGAACATTGTGCTGTTCACCGTGGCTGGAGACTTTTACGGGCGCGACGCAGCCATGAACTACTACAGACAACGATATTTCCAACAGCATCCGCCGGCACAGCTCGCTATTACGCCGCGCGCCCATCATCCTCTGGGCGAGGCCATTTGGGTCGAATACGATTTGCGCATCGCCGTGGCCCATCAAGTGATCGTCGCCCGCGGCACGGCGTTATGCCAGAAAAGTGAAGGCAAGTGGCGAATTCTTCATATGAACCATTCCAGTCCGCCAGCAGAAGCCTTCGCTTCCGAGATCAACCCGGGCAAATAG
- a CDS encoding TetR/AcrR family transcriptional regulator, which produces MRSSASTQTRANLPKGQRTREGILRAAVDLASVEGLEGLTIGRLADELKMSKSGLFAHFGSKEDLQLATVKTARQIFVDYVVHPALAESAGMPRLWSLCDRWLSHVERKVFAGGCFFTAASFEFDSRPGAVREAIVEAMQAWLNTLTRAVEDAKKAGHIKADINAAQFVLEIYSMAVGAHWALQLLDQKKAISTARETILARISSLATRRCPPLKIAG; this is translated from the coding sequence ATGCGATCCTCCGCATCAACGCAAACACGCGCCAACCTACCCAAGGGTCAGCGGACGCGAGAAGGCATACTGCGTGCTGCAGTTGACCTGGCCTCTGTTGAAGGTTTAGAGGGATTGACGATCGGGCGCTTAGCCGACGAACTCAAGATGAGCAAGAGCGGCCTGTTTGCTCACTTTGGCTCCAAAGAGGACTTGCAACTGGCAACTGTAAAGACGGCGCGCCAGATCTTCGTCGACTATGTCGTCCACCCGGCTCTAGCTGAATCGGCTGGGATGCCACGATTGTGGAGCCTATGCGACCGCTGGTTGAGCCATGTTGAGCGCAAAGTGTTTGCCGGAGGCTGCTTTTTTACTGCAGCATCATTTGAATTTGATAGCCGGCCAGGCGCGGTTCGCGAGGCGATCGTAGAAGCCATGCAAGCTTGGTTGAATACGCTTACTCGCGCAGTTGAAGACGCGAAGAAGGCCGGGCACATCAAGGCCGATATCAACGCGGCTCAGTTCGTGTTGGAAATCTATTCTATGGCTGTGGGAGCACACTGGGCCTTGCAGTTGCTAGATCAAAAAAAGGCGATATCGACAGCACGGGAAACGATATTGGCACGCATCAGTTCCCTTGCCACCCGACGCTGCCCGCCTTTGAAAATTGCTGGCTGA
- a CDS encoding DUF899 family protein, which yields MVHTVIDGTFRQTNLTNESSEYLAKRAELRLAEIELMRQRERVAELRRSLPEGAAVQDYQFEEGPRDLNAGDAPVRTVRLGELFTKPNRSLVVYHFMFGKRQTKACPMCTAWLDGANGVAHHLAQNLDFAVVAAADLPTLRSHARERGWDKLRLLSAGNNTFKYDLGSEDREGGQDSTVSVFTRDAKGTVRHFYTAHPRMAPDIQERGIDLLTPIWHFMDLTPQGRGSWYASLAYGTKVQAA from the coding sequence ATGGTTCACACAGTAATTGATGGAACGTTTCGGCAAACCAATTTGACCAACGAATCTTCCGAGTATCTGGCCAAGCGCGCGGAGCTTCGCCTTGCCGAAATCGAGCTCATGCGTCAGCGCGAACGTGTCGCTGAGCTGCGCCGCAGTCTTCCGGAAGGTGCTGCTGTTCAGGACTATCAATTTGAAGAGGGTCCACGTGACCTCAACGCTGGTGATGCGCCTGTGCGCACCGTCCGACTCGGCGAACTCTTCACCAAGCCCAATCGCTCGCTGGTCGTCTATCACTTCATGTTCGGAAAGAGGCAGACGAAGGCTTGCCCCATGTGCACCGCATGGCTCGACGGTGCGAATGGTGTCGCCCATCATCTCGCTCAGAATCTTGACTTCGCTGTTGTCGCTGCCGCCGATCTCCCGACGCTGCGCTCGCACGCGCGCGAACGGGGCTGGGACAAGCTGCGCCTCCTTAGCGCCGGCAACAATACTTTCAAATACGACTTAGGCAGCGAAGACCGCGAAGGCGGTCAGGACTCAACCGTTTCCGTTTTCACGCGCGACGCCAAGGGTACCGTGCGTCACTTTTACACAGCGCATCCCAGGATGGCGCCCGACATTCAGGAGCGTGGCATCGATCTACTCACTCCTATCTGGCACTTTATGGACCTCACCCCGCAAGGCCGAGGCAGCTGGTACGCCAGCCTTGCTTACGGTACCAAAGTCCAAGCCGCCTAG
- a CDS encoding TIGR03118 family protein: MSRRRKKIVSVAVLLAGFLLTLPVRAQFFKQTNLVSDISGMAVVQDSNLVNPWGVSHSNGSPFWVSDAGKSVATLYSVNPTTGAVTANSLIVNVPVPSGQMFNGVATDFTVTSGTSSGASVFLFAGLNGNIYGWSPGVPPPAPSHQAQLGATGSMPAAYTGLALGLRSGVQFLYAANAAGNRIDVWDHTFAKATLPGTFTDPNLPAGLVPFNIANINGDLYVSYTPTNPEAVGSGAINVFNTDGNFIKRFATGGTLLDPWGMAVAPADFGKFSNALLVGNFNTGIAASGPGNISAFSLAPGADNGKFLGLLEGTDGKPLSIDGLWTLIFGNDKAGGNSSVLYFSAGIQAQQHGLFGSLSTCHGPVISGASASPNVLWPPNNKFVHVTIGYSVSDDCDAAPACSLSVTAADSGGGINNTADSSIVVDAHRVELRASRNGGGDGRLYTVEISCKDKLPLSSSVTVTVTVPHDQGH, encoded by the coding sequence ATGAGCCGAAGAAGAAAGAAGATCGTCTCTGTCGCTGTCTTGTTGGCAGGATTCCTATTGACGCTGCCCGTCCGCGCGCAGTTCTTCAAGCAAACAAACCTGGTTTCTGATATTTCAGGTATGGCTGTGGTGCAGGACTCGAATCTCGTGAATCCGTGGGGCGTGTCCCACAGCAACGGCAGTCCGTTTTGGGTCTCAGACGCGGGAAAGTCGGTAGCGACTCTTTACTCAGTCAATCCAACCACTGGCGCAGTGACGGCGAATTCACTAATCGTGAACGTTCCTGTTCCCTCAGGACAGATGTTCAATGGTGTTGCCACTGATTTCACGGTCACTTCCGGGACCTCCAGCGGAGCGTCGGTCTTCCTCTTTGCAGGACTAAATGGGAACATTTACGGGTGGAGTCCGGGTGTCCCGCCGCCGGCCCCTTCCCATCAAGCCCAACTCGGAGCAACCGGATCGATGCCAGCGGCGTACACGGGACTCGCGTTAGGGTTGCGATCCGGGGTCCAATTCCTTTATGCGGCTAATGCAGCCGGCAACCGCATTGATGTTTGGGACCACACTTTTGCCAAGGCGACGCTCCCCGGCACTTTCACCGATCCGAATCTCCCGGCCGGCCTCGTCCCGTTCAATATCGCCAATATCAACGGCGACCTCTACGTTAGCTATACACCGACAAACCCAGAGGCGGTCGGGTCCGGTGCCATCAATGTGTTCAACACCGATGGCAATTTCATCAAGCGATTTGCCACCGGCGGAACGCTTCTCGATCCCTGGGGTATGGCGGTCGCCCCGGCCGATTTCGGCAAGTTCAGCAACGCGCTTCTGGTCGGCAACTTTAACACTGGAATTGCTGCTAGCGGCCCGGGCAACATCAGTGCTTTCAGTCTTGCGCCCGGAGCAGACAACGGCAAATTTCTCGGATTGCTAGAGGGGACCGACGGCAAACCGCTGTCGATTGATGGCCTCTGGACATTAATTTTCGGCAACGACAAGGCTGGTGGCAATTCCAGCGTCTTGTATTTCTCCGCCGGCATTCAAGCCCAGCAGCACGGACTCTTCGGCAGCTTGTCGACATGTCATGGACCAGTGATTAGCGGTGCCTCTGCTAGTCCCAATGTGCTTTGGCCGCCCAACAACAAGTTCGTCCATGTGACGATCGGCTACTCCGTCAGCGACGACTGTGATGCGGCTCCCGCTTGCTCTCTCAGCGTGACGGCAGCAGATTCCGGTGGCGGTATTAACAACACAGCCGACTCCTCCATCGTGGTTGATGCCCACAGGGTGGAGCTACGCGCGTCACGCAATGGAGGCGGCGACGGGCGTCTGTACACTGTCGAAATCTCCTGTAAAGACAAACTGCCCCTCTCATCGAGCGTGACGGTGACAGTCACGGTACCGCACGATCAGGGCCATTGA
- a CDS encoding S8 family peptidase, with protein sequence MKTQRTNRGAITRFGHTCLPVLLVLLSLVSEGVAANKSKHGPKAAPDIDNFPVNPDGTVDVIVQFKPDAFENDKNFHPNDKLYSGPHGDRKKQTVVAAHAHFKQDHRAKYERDLHATFKREFGAVHGASVRIPVAALDRLLQDDHVLYVTPDRRNKSMWDDAAAPINAPVARQNYGVDGSGIGIAVIDSGVYRHDDLQTADMTASRVVYSESFVPNDPTTNDAYGHGTHVAGIAAGNGHDSGLGYAEQYVGIAPNANIINLRVLDANGGGGDSSVIAAINRAIQLKDQYNIRVINLSLGRPVYESYTVDPLCQAVEQAWQAGIVVVVAAGNLGRDNSFGEKGYGTIQAPGNDPNVITVGAMNPVNTWTRTDDVIDTFSSKGPSLVDHIAKPDIVAPGNKITSLESPGSTIATSLPAGLLLTPAAMCGAATSDPTVCGVSAAGQYMELSGTSMATPVVAGAAALMIQANSSATPDSIKALMMKNAWKGYPQTPMTTYDLAGNAYTTQPDLFTYGAGYLDIQAALADNTVVSGGATSPAVVYDSTTGTTKLVNTPSVVYGPSVWSSSSTVLANSVVWGQAALDGSSILFAESVVWGQLDDSACSVVWGESVVWGQLDDDNSQF encoded by the coding sequence ATGAAAACTCAACGCACAAACCGGGGCGCAATTACTCGCTTTGGTCATACGTGTCTGCCTGTTCTGCTCGTGCTATTGAGCTTGGTATCGGAAGGCGTCGCGGCCAATAAGAGTAAGCACGGTCCGAAAGCCGCGCCCGATATCGACAATTTCCCGGTGAATCCGGACGGAACTGTGGACGTTATTGTCCAGTTCAAGCCGGATGCATTCGAGAACGACAAGAATTTTCACCCGAATGACAAGCTCTATAGCGGGCCTCATGGCGATCGGAAAAAGCAAACCGTCGTTGCCGCGCATGCACATTTCAAGCAGGACCATCGCGCCAAATACGAGCGCGACCTGCACGCGACCTTCAAGCGGGAATTCGGCGCTGTGCACGGCGCTTCTGTTCGCATTCCGGTAGCAGCGCTTGATCGCCTGTTGCAAGACGATCACGTTCTCTACGTAACCCCAGATCGCCGTAACAAGTCGATGTGGGACGATGCTGCGGCCCCGATCAACGCGCCCGTTGCACGCCAGAACTATGGGGTCGACGGTAGCGGAATCGGAATCGCCGTCATCGATAGCGGCGTCTACCGGCACGACGACCTTCAGACGGCCGACATGACCGCATCGCGTGTGGTCTACAGCGAAAGCTTCGTGCCGAACGATCCCACTACGAATGATGCTTATGGTCACGGCACGCACGTGGCCGGCATTGCCGCGGGTAATGGTCATGACTCCGGGTTGGGATACGCCGAGCAGTACGTCGGAATCGCACCTAACGCCAACATCATTAATCTTCGCGTGCTTGATGCGAATGGCGGCGGAGGCGACAGTTCAGTGATCGCGGCCATTAATCGGGCCATCCAGCTCAAAGATCAGTACAACATCCGCGTGATCAACCTCTCACTCGGACGTCCGGTGTACGAGTCATACACGGTGGATCCGCTGTGCCAAGCCGTAGAGCAGGCTTGGCAGGCGGGCATTGTGGTGGTCGTCGCCGCGGGCAACCTGGGACGTGACAACAGTTTCGGCGAAAAAGGTTACGGCACGATCCAGGCTCCTGGCAATGATCCCAACGTCATCACCGTAGGAGCCATGAACCCGGTTAACACTTGGACGCGGACCGATGACGTGATCGACACCTTCAGTTCAAAAGGTCCGTCACTCGTCGACCATATCGCTAAGCCCGACATAGTCGCTCCCGGTAACAAGATCACTTCGTTAGAGTCTCCGGGAAGCACGATCGCCACGTCACTTCCAGCCGGATTGTTGCTTACTCCGGCGGCAATGTGCGGCGCAGCAACTTCAGATCCAACGGTCTGCGGAGTCTCTGCAGCCGGTCAGTACATGGAGCTGAGTGGCACCAGCATGGCAACTCCGGTGGTAGCCGGTGCGGCCGCGTTGATGATCCAGGCAAATTCATCAGCGACGCCAGATTCGATTAAAGCTCTGATGATGAAGAACGCCTGGAAGGGTTATCCGCAGACTCCAATGACGACGTATGACCTTGCGGGGAATGCCTACACAACTCAGCCCGATCTCTTCACTTACGGCGCGGGCTATCTCGACATACAGGCGGCGCTGGCCGACAACACGGTTGTAAGCGGCGGCGCAACGTCTCCGGCTGTCGTCTACGACTCAACGACCGGCACGACCAAGCTGGTCAACACTCCTTCCGTGGTTTACGGACCTTCAGTATGGAGTTCGAGTTCAACCGTATTGGCTAACTCTGTTGTATGGGGTCAAGCGGCGCTCGATGGCAGTTCGATACTCTTTGCCGAATCCGTTGTCTGGGGGCAATTAGACGACAGTGCCTGCAGCGTGGTCTGGGGAGAAAGCGTAGTTTGGGGACAGCTCGACGACGATAACAGTCAGTTCTAG